The following proteins are encoded in a genomic region of Ostrea edulis chromosome 7, xbOstEdul1.1, whole genome shotgun sequence:
- the LOC125656755 gene encoding type-2 histone deacetylase 2-like has translation MLTFLGIDVDKEVYPWMVVVVLPINSALNPILYTLTSVLRNKNQKEAVQVMQLKTQLAMLKARVEYKGAISTSTDTDTVLDRISENDHPEVNSRNQSNNPEVNSSSQSNNPEVNSSSQSNNPEVNSISQSNNPEVNSISQSNHPEINSSSQDDHQEVNSSSQDDHQEVNSSSHPDVELSSLKYPPDVES, from the exons ATGCTGACATTCCTCGGGATTGACGTAGACAAGGAAGTTTACCCCTGGATGGTAGTGGTCGTGTTGCCCATTAACTCGGCTCTAAATCCTATCCTGTACACTCTGACGTCAGTCCTCAGGAATAAG AACCAAAAGGAAGCAGTGCAAGTCATGCAACTGAAAACGCAACTGGCTATGTTGAAG GCGAGAGTCGAATATAAAGGTGCGATTAGTACAAGTACGGACACGGATACCGTCCTAGATCGAATCAGTGAAAATGATCACCCGGAAGTTAACTCGAGAAATCAAAGTAACAATCCGGAAGTTAACTCGAGCAGTCAAAGCAACAATCCGGAAGTTAACTCGAGCAGTCAAAGCAACAATCCAGAAGTTAACTCGATCAGTCAAAGCAACAATCCGGAAGTTAACTCGATCAGTCAAAGTAATCATCCAGAAATAAACTCAAGCAGTCAAGATGATCATCAGGAAGTTAACTCGAGCAGTCAAGATGATCATCAGGAAGTTAACTCGAGCAGTCATCCGGACGTTGAATTGAGCAGTCTAAAGTATCCTCCAGACGTTGAATCGTGA